In Apium graveolens cultivar Ventura chromosome 10, ASM990537v1, whole genome shotgun sequence, the following are encoded in one genomic region:
- the LOC141692646 gene encoding basic endochitinase-like codes for MVSNMGWLWGLFVILLWTLGVRGRQDVSSLISKSMFENLLKHRNDDLCPAKGFYTYQAFIDAAKSFGAFGTTGNPNTRKREIAAFFAQTSHETTGGGPSLPDGPYAWGYCFKEEQNPTDYCVADQEWPCVPNKNYHGRGPIQISYNYNYGPAGKAIGSDLLSRPDLVARDPTISFKTALWFWMTPQSPKPSSHDVITGAWKPSAADSAARRVPGYGVVTNIINGGIECGKGSNPGGEGRMGFYKRYCSILGVSPGENLDCYNQRPFGA; via the exons ATGGTGAGCAATATGGGTTGGTTATGGGGATTGTTTGTTATTTTGTTGTGGACATTGGGTGTTAGGGGACGCCAAGATGTAAGTTCCTTGATCAGCAAGTCTATGTTTGAAAATTTGTTAAAGCATCGGAATGATGATCTTTGTCCGGCCAAAGGCTTTTATACCTACCAAGCTTTTATAGATGCTGCCAAGTCCTTTGGTGCTTTTGGAACCACCGGTAACCCTAACACTCGGAAGAGAGAGATTGCTGCCTTCTTTGCTCAAACCTCGCACGAGACAACTG GTGGAGGTCCAAGTTTACCTGATGGACCATATGCATGGGGATACTGCTTTAAAGAGGAACAAAATCCCACAGATTACTGCGTTGCAGATCAAGAATGGCCCTGCGTTCCAAATAAGAATTATCATGGCCGCGGTCCTATTCAAATCTCCTA CAACTATAACTATGGACCAGCCGGTAAGGCCATAGGGTCTGATCTGCTAAGCAGGCCGGATTTGGTGGCAAGGGACCCTACAATATCATTCAAGACTGCACTATGGTTCTGGATGACACCACAGTCCCCCAAACCGTCGAGCCACGATGTTATTACTGGAGCATGGAAACCATCAGCAGCAGACTCAGCTGCTAGAAGAGTTCCCGGGTATGGAGTGGTAACGAACATCATAAACGGTGGAATTGAATGCGGTAAAGGGTCCAACCCAGGTGGTGAGGGCCGGATGGGATTCTACAAGAGATACTGCTCTATTCTTGGAGTTAGCCCTGGCGAAAACTTAGACTGCTATAACCAGAGGCCTTTTGGCGCCTGA